In one Amaranthus tricolor cultivar Red isolate AtriRed21 chromosome 8, ASM2621246v1, whole genome shotgun sequence genomic region, the following are encoded:
- the LOC130821296 gene encoding rhicadhesin receptor-like has protein sequence MRMGLISCIAFLIVLFLAVTTSPVFGNDADMLQDICVADSTSEVKLNGFACKNAANITAEDFFFGGISKPGLTNNTMGSLVTGANVEKIPGLNTLGVSMGRIDFAPGGLNPPHTHPRATEMIFVMYGELDVGFITTTNKLIAKHIKVGETFVFPKGLVHFQKNNGDKPAAVITAFNSQLPGTQSIAATLFTSIPPVPDHVLTMAFQIGTKQVDKIRDRLSPKK, from the exons ATGAGAATGGGGCTTATTTCTTGTATTGCTTTTTTGATAGTACTGTTCTTGGCTGTGACTACATCTCCTGTTTTTGGCAATGATGCTGACATGCTCCAAGATATTTGTGTTGCTGATTCTACTTCGG AAGTGAAGTTAAATGGATTCGCATGCAAGAATGCAGCAAACATAACAGCTGAAGACTTCTTCTTTGGCGGTATATCCAAACCCGGATTAACAAACAACACAATGGGATCTCTAGTAACCGGAGCCAACGTCGAAAAAATACCCGGCTTAAACACACTCGGAGTATCCATGGGTCGTATCGACTTTGCCCCAGGCGGGCTTAATCCGCCCCACACACACCCACGGGCCACAGAAATGATATTTGTAATGTACGGAGAATTAGATGTTGGGTTCATAACTACAACTAATAAGCTTATTGCTAAACATATTAAGGTTGGTGAAACCTTTGTTTTTCCAAAAGGGTTAGTCCATTTTCAGAAAAATAACGGCGATAAACCTGCTGCTGTTATAACTGCTTTCAACAGTCAATTGCCTGGCACCCAATCAATTGCTGCCACGTTGTTTACGTCGATCCCACCTGTTCCAGATCATGTTTTGACTATGGCTTTCCAGATTGGTACTAAGCAAGTTGACAAGATTAGGGATAGGCTTTCCCCTAAGAAGTga